One window from the genome of Apus apus isolate bApuApu2 chromosome 12, bApuApu2.pri.cur, whole genome shotgun sequence encodes:
- the LOC127389822 gene encoding TLR adapter interacting with SLC15A4 on the lysosome-like: MLAEGILTRLIYKESCQQDKPRRSPASKKDKERIWREKLVDSPKIKGFAGGLEEQDEISARNSKMERGSGSQGRSGKEVPAKELVKGATSTALPIPWREQSLEQLDLYRSCSCSCIYQNYPDLHIGGHHVGDHACDSGCVLDQACDELPDGPVLLSIDIPLGESPLCEHPQKAHARSLAGDEAGEKSIVLCEEPLSNSVLNKYMERKVAELYKQVFEEHLARCGSVTNLLMCSLIRNNLNQISFQISQEIETSKAREVLLHSLALFSFHNTASRSSSELSTPNLQISNPAAVRKSCRVQVTS; this comes from the coding sequence ATGTTGGCAGAAGGCATCTTAACTAGACTCATCTATAAAGAAAGCTGTCAGCAAGATAAGCCTCGCAGATCTCCTGCATCCAAGAAGGACAAAGAGAGAATCTGGAGAGAGAAACTTGTAGACAGCCCCAAAATTAAAGGCTTTGCTGGTGgcctggaggagcaggatgAGATCTCTGCTAGAAACAGCAAAATGGAACGTGGGAGTGGTTCTCAGGGGAGATCTGGGAAAGAGGTACCTGCCAAAGAGCTTGTGAAAGGAGCCACATCAACAGCTTTGCCTATCCCCTGGAGAGAGCAAAGCCTTGAGCAGCTGGATCTCTATAGATCCTGCTCCTGTTCCTGCATTTACCAGAACTATCCTGACCTGCACATCGGGGGACACCACGTGGGGGACCACGCGTGTGACTCGGGGTGTGTTTTGGACCAAGCGTGTGATGAACTTCCTGATGGGCCCGTTTTACTGTCCATAGATATTCCTCTAGGTGAATCCCCCCTATGTGAGCATCCCCAAAAGGCACATGCAAGGTCCCTGGCTGGAGATGAAGCTGGAGAAAAGAGCATCGTGCTCTGTGAGGAGCCTCTTTCAAACTCTGTGCTCAACAAGtacatggaaagaaaagtggCAGAGCTCTACAAACAGGTTTTTGAAGAACACTTGGCCAGGTGTGGTTCTGTAACAAACCTCCTCATGTGCAGCTTGATAAGGAATAACCTCAATCAGATAAGCTTTCAGATATCCCAGGAGATAGAAACCTCCAAAGCCAGAGAGGTGCTCTTGCACTCCTTGGCTTTGTTTAGTTTCCACAACACTGCCAGTAGAAGCAGCTCTGAGCTCAGTACTCCCAACTTACAGATCTCCAACCCAGCAGCTgtgaggaagagctgcagggtgCAGGTCACCTCCTGA